The following are encoded together in the Tepidiforma bonchosmolovskayae genome:
- a CDS encoding elongation factor Ts has product MIKELRDETGAGVMDAKRALEEAGGDKAKAKQILRERGIAAAAKRQDRETSNGVVDAYIHAGGRIGVLVEVNCETDFVANTDEFRQLARNIAMQVAAMNPQVVSADDPERAKYEGPDEEVVLLAQPFIRDASKTIKDLVQDAIARTGENIRVRRFVRYELGR; this is encoded by the coding sequence ATGATTAAGGAGCTCCGGGACGAGACCGGGGCGGGCGTGATGGACGCCAAGCGCGCGCTCGAAGAGGCGGGCGGCGACAAGGCGAAGGCAAAGCAGATCCTGCGCGAGCGCGGGATCGCCGCGGCGGCGAAGCGGCAGGACCGCGAGACGAGCAACGGCGTCGTCGACGCCTACATCCATGCCGGCGGCCGGATCGGCGTGCTGGTCGAAGTGAACTGCGAGACCGATTTCGTGGCCAATACCGACGAGTTCCGGCAGCTGGCGCGGAACATTGCGATGCAGGTGGCGGCGATGAATCCGCAGGTCGTCTCGGCCGATGACCCCGAGCGGGCGAAGTACGAGGGCCCGGACGAGGAGGTTGTCCTGCTCGCCCAGCCGTTCATCCGCGACGCCAGCAAGACCATTAAGGACCTGGTGCAGGATGCCATCGCCCGGACCGGGGAGAACATCCGCGTGCGCCGGTTCGTGCGGTACGAACTGGGACGGTAG
- the frr gene encoding ribosome recycling factor: MADAEEILLEADEKMDHSVEALRRELNGVRTGRAHPSLIETLMVDYYGALTPLKQLGTINAPEPRLLTVTVWDRSAVPAIQKAIQSSDLGLNPAIDGQVLRLPIPPLTEQRRKELVKLVHHKAEDARVAVRNVRRHAHEELRKLEKEGGMSQDELKRAEEELQKITDRHIATIDAESKKKEAELLEV; this comes from the coding sequence ATGGCGGATGCTGAGGAGATCCTCCTCGAAGCTGACGAGAAGATGGACCACTCGGTGGAGGCGCTGCGGCGGGAGCTGAACGGGGTGCGAACCGGGCGGGCCCACCCGAGCCTCATCGAAACGCTGATGGTTGACTACTACGGCGCCCTGACGCCGCTCAAGCAGCTCGGCACGATCAATGCGCCGGAGCCGCGGCTGCTGACGGTGACGGTCTGGGACCGGAGCGCGGTCCCCGCAATCCAGAAGGCGATCCAGTCGAGCGACCTCGGCCTGAACCCGGCGATTGACGGACAGGTGCTGCGGCTGCCGATTCCGCCGCTGACCGAGCAGCGCCGAAAGGAGCTGGTGAAGCTCGTGCACCACAAGGCCGAGGACGCCCGGGTAGCCGTGCGGAACGTTCGGCGCCACGCTCACGAGGAGCTGCGGAAGCTCGAAAAAGAGGGCGGGATGTCGCAGGATGAGCTGAAGCGGGCGGAGGAGGAGCTGCAGAAGATTACGGACCGGCACATTGCGACCATCGACGCCGAGAGCAAGAAGAAAGAGGCGGAACTCCTTGAGGTCTAA
- the pyrH gene encoding UMP kinase, with the protein MTGHGRGRYRRALVKLSGEALMGSRPFGIDPVTLNDLARQIKQAVDEGVQVAVSVGGGNFWRGATVAETGMDRATADYAGMLGTIMNALALQDALEKRGAVVRTQTALPIAQVAEPYIRRRAIRHLEKGRVVIFAAGTGNPFMTTDTAGALRAIETDCEVLLMAKNGVDGVYDADPAKVPGARKFEHVTHIEAIQRRLQVMDITALSMCMEHHMPIVVFDVAAPDAVYRALRGDTIGTLVSASPEPAAHP; encoded by the coding sequence ATGACCGGTCACGGCCGCGGGCGGTATCGGCGGGCGCTCGTCAAGCTGAGCGGCGAGGCGCTGATGGGCTCGCGGCCGTTCGGCATCGACCCTGTGACCCTGAACGACCTTGCCAGGCAGATCAAGCAGGCGGTCGATGAGGGTGTGCAGGTTGCCGTATCGGTTGGCGGCGGGAACTTCTGGCGCGGCGCGACCGTTGCAGAGACGGGAATGGACCGCGCGACGGCCGACTACGCCGGGATGCTCGGCACCATCATGAACGCCCTCGCGCTGCAGGACGCCCTGGAGAAGCGCGGCGCAGTGGTGCGGACGCAGACAGCGCTGCCGATTGCGCAGGTCGCCGAGCCGTACATCCGGCGGCGGGCGATCCGCCACCTCGAGAAGGGGCGCGTGGTGATTTTCGCCGCGGGGACAGGGAACCCGTTCATGACGACCGACACGGCGGGCGCCCTGCGCGCCATCGAGACCGACTGTGAAGTGCTCCTGATGGCCAAGAACGGGGTGGACGGCGTGTACGACGCCGACCCGGCGAAGGTGCCCGGGGCGAGGAAGTTCGAGCACGTGACGCACATCGAGGCGATCCAGCGGCGGCTGCAGGTGATGGACATCACCGCGCTGAGCATGTGCATGGAGCATCACATGCCGATCGTGGTGTTCGATGTGGCCGCGCCGGACGCGGTGTACCGGGCGCTCCGCGGCGATACCATTGGCACGCTGGTTTCGGCTTCGCCGGAGCCGGCGGCACATCCCTGA